The genomic segment TCTCCATACTGGCAATGAAGTGATCCCGTCCTAACATGACTCCACTGTAAAAGATGGGGGACAAAAACCCACACTCGTTCGGTATAGAAATGCATTCCAAAGGTCAGCCGAAGCCAACACGAGTGGCACGAGTCAGATTTTCGACAAACCTCGTTGGTATTTTTGGTCCTAGTAGTTTTAGGTTTACGGCCGCTATTTTGTACTGTGAACAAAACCTACATGCAACTACCATAAAATATCCTTTCACAGTGACTCGGCAAGGAGAAACTGTCTTAGTAAACTCTGAGAGGAAATTTCCTTCTAAAAGAACAGCTTTGGAAGATACCCTTTTGATTTGGTCAAATGAATAGTTTGGCATTTGGGTAATTtgcttatttgcatttttgctaaaatgaaaccaatctcatgtctttccattaaaaatgaagaTGGAGCCAGGAGGAAGTTAgtgtagcttagcataaagactggaatctGCCTACCAGTACCCTCTAAACCTCACTAATTAACACCTTATATCTTTGTCATTTAATCCATACAAATaccaaagtttaaaaacttCAAAGTGTGGTTTGACAGGGGCTTATGTACAGAGATAGGGTAGttgagagtggcatcaatcttctaatctaactctcaTCAAGAAAGCCAACAGGAACAGTTCACCATTTTCCAAAATggtgaactgttcctttaactcAGACCGATAAGAATGCAGTTTTTGAATAGTGACTTGggattttgtcctccatctttTACGATGGAGTTGTGTCAGGCAGGAATAGATTCACAATCAGTTTGGACGGGAGGAACAATGTCCCAACTGATGCATATGGCATGTGAGCACGGTATCAGGATAGTCGCGACAAAAATCTGAACTTAATCCTTTACGACTATTGTGAGGGAGGGATAAATACTGTACCTCCACGACTGCCACACCGATACACATTCCCAGAATAACCCCACAGTTGTCCAGGAGCCATTTCTCCACGCTGGCTATACAGCCCTGAAGGAGAGAACaagaaagggagaaggagagagagagagtgaggctGAGAAAGACatggaaggaggggggggggtacgGTGAGCTGACGTGCAGAGAAGAGATGAATGACTACGTGATCCCAGCCGGACATGACCAGAGCCTTTTCAAAACACAACTTTTGGCTTTGGACTGAGTCAGTGAGGGGAAGAATAACACAGCTTAGCCGAGCTGAGGAAAACAGTAGAGAGAGAGTAAAGTTCCTGAAACACGCAGACCAAACAACAGAACAGTAGAGCTTTCCTGGTATTTGAACATATCACACAGCACAAACAACACGCCGCAGCTTTCAGTATTCACTGTGCTGATTAAGAGCAACCGCAGTGCCACGCTGAGCTGGCACCCGGAGTTACACAACATAAGTCTAACTGATTTATGTAATGAGTAAAGGTGTGAGGTCTATCAGAACAATGCGGGCGTGCTGTAGCATTTTTCACCCGGCTGAAGGAACACCAAGTAACACTGACCGTGGTCTGGACCTAaagataaaatgtttcatttcacgTAGACTTCAGCAAGGCTGGGTAGCATTTATCACGGACGACAATTCGGATTGTCTCAGGAAAATGTCAAGATGATACTGCagtaactaagtgcatttactgtatttaagtacaattttgaggtttTTATACTTGGAGTAGCTCAATTTTACAAAACTTTATACTTTAACTGTATAACTTACAACATGTATTCTACAGCTATTAGTTACTATTTACTTTTCAAATCATAATCTTGCACTGTACATATGATCAGTTTATATAatatgcattgttatagatgaAACTACCCAACTGTATAAATAGTTGTTAAAACTCTCAGTCCcttaacaacatttaaatgctttttacatttatataccaATGGATAAGTAATAATATTCCAATGATATATACCTATATGATAAATGTAACACTCTGCATGGGGCCATTTAGcataataagtacttttacttttgatactttaagtatattttggacttttaattacttttaaatacttgtaacaaagtatttttatattgtggttATGCAAAATGTACACAAGTTAAAGATCTTGttacttctttcaccactgcaAGGTGAATATAAAAGTATTAAACGTACTTTCAAAGACTTCCTTTGACTGTCAAAATGTTCGAGCACTCACTAACTGTCCTATTTACCAAACCCTTTCATAACGACTTAATTTTACAACCAATCGAAGAATTATGCTGCTCTATAACTAAAATGTATTAACACGTACTGCTTGACTCATGTTGGCCATTCTGGCCTTGATACTGAACTGAGATGACAGAAATGACGTGGAACAAACTGGATAAACagctgttggcttcatcagtgAATTCAGATTTCTGATTTTacaaaaggattttcatcctTAGTGCAGAAACAGCACGACAGATTTCAGAAGTGTTACGTACCGTTTCATAGACAGGTGGTTCTGTGGACGTGTGCTCACACAGGCCTACTTCTTGGATGGCCGTGCCAGGCAGTTCCCCATTGCGACAGGAACATGGGTAGAGGTTCTTGGAGCTGTTCTTGATCAAAAGGTTCTCGGACCAGTTTCCTGGACCAGTCCATCCACAGCACTTCATCTGGTGATATGAAAGAGAGGCACGATGTGAGACaaggaaacatgaaaaagagcagagacagaaactAACGGGATTGTCTCGATTGTCTCGGGGAATGAGCATTTCTATTGTGGTGTTTGAGATCAGTCTCTTCTTGGCTGCTGTTCTCAGAAGATGAGGGGGAAAGACATTtggcaggaaagagagagagaggctgtgagGAGATAGTGAAGACAATGCAAACACTTTATCCCACTGTGAAGCAATCTGATTTCTGCTTGCTTCCGacccgtttttgtttttttattttttctcacttATCCCTAATGGTGTCGAGAAAAGTCAGACCAAAATGAtagaattttgtttgtgctccTCAAAGCAATAACactttaaatctgaaaacacgACAGCAACTTCTTTTGTTGAACAATGTCTCAGTTATTCAGGATAATGCAAAGACCTTGCAGTCAAAAGGTTTCATAGGGACTATTGCTTCAAAAGAAAATAGTTTCAATGAAAAGTGTTCATTGTGAGGTCAGTTGACAAGTAACTGTTGAGCTATTTAAAGACTGATTTCAGAACCcaggcaaataaaaccaaaactgtttgCATGGCTAAATACCACCAGGGATATGTAAAAAGATTCAACATCTTGTAACTTTGGTGAAGTGACACTGTAGCATGGCCCTGCGCATTATGCCGAGttcacatcttttcttttagaTGTTATAAGAAGCAAGCAAGTTGGAAAAACTTAACTTCGGCCTGAGTTATGATTCCTAGTCAGAGATATCAGGAATTGCTGACAGCTACGAAACCTCCCACTAGGTGACAAGAACTACCACCAACACTAATTCAAGAgattcagttcatttaaaaagggCTATATATAGTTTGTATCTGGTGTCATTTGTTAAAGAACCGCTTGAAATACCTAAAACCTCCAGAGTAACTAAACTAAGCAAGTAGTTTTACGTTTTTCAAGTGGTTCTTTAACACTAGCACTGCAAAGGTTATGAGTTGCATTTGCAGCTGGTTAAAGAGTCAACTCACCGTCCTCTGAATGAAGTCCCATGTGTGCTCTGTGGTCCTGTTCTCGCCGGTGTAGTTGATTATCATGCCCTTTATGATGTTGGACATCTCATATTTCAACTAGAAATGAGATGACAATACATCATCAGCAATGCAAAGTTTAAGCGTCACACCGTTACTGATCGCTTGTCATAGTTGATACAAATACTATAGATAACTGTACATAAAGGgaatttgtgtgcatgtttgtttataAGCCATAAAAAGAGTCATCAGAATGTCCACAGAGAAATCATCTTTGGTGCATAGCAGAGAGACAGTGTTGAAGAAAAGGAAGCAAACACACCCACTCTAAATCTCTTTCTAAAATTATAGAGCAACATCTGAACTTAATGTCTCTTCGGGTAACACCTCAGGTGGTTTTGCCCTGTGAAGTCCTGTGCTGGGCTGAGAAATTGCACAAATAAAGCTAAGCAGGAGCATgactctgtgtttatgtgtgcaagACCACAGAAAACTGGCAGCGATGTAACTTCAGAGCTCTTCTGGAGATGAGCGAGAACCTCATCCTATTCTGGGAAAGGGCACCACCCTGCCCTGTGGTGAGCCTTAAACACATGGAGCAAGTCTTAgactacagacacacacatgctgtaagagatacacacaaacacacacgtgcacacatacatacatgctgGAGGGCTAACAGCTGAAAGGGCAACAACAGCCTCCACCTATCCTGAGCCCTACAGGGGTGAGTTGTATCAAGGGAAAGGCTTTTTATGTTAGAGTACGAAACTGGTCCCGGAGGTTGGTGTGTTCAAACACAACACTCCcttcaaacacacagtgaagacACACAAGGCTGGTACTATTATTTAAGGATGGATGTAGTACTGGTTTGATCGCCAGTTTGATAGAAGagattttagagaaaaaaaaacaggaggaatgtTCAGATTATCACCACCATTTATGGTGTATTTGGTAACTTAAAAATTGTGCTGAGTGACCCATTAAATCACAAACGACATGTGATATTTGAATGTATTCTGTAGTAATGGGTGTATTTTTGACATCCACCTGCATCTGACTctaatgctttttctttttaattcttctaaggttttgtttcatattttattggTACTCCTATAGGTGCATCACTTGTGAAATATCTTTTAACTTACTGGTTAAAAGAGCAAAACTTTCCTCTAGAAATGCGTTAGTGTTGTAGGGTCAGTACACGTCATACTGCTGTCATGCGAATAATCAAAACATAAACTTCGCACAAGTTCAGAAAATAcccattttcttttgaaaatattaataaataacaaattaaatataatccAACAGGTTTTATTTATCTTAACCTCAACCCATAAAGGAACACTTCAGCCTTCTGTCCATTTATGAGACACATGATTTTCACTGAGCATTGATGATAGTTGGCTTGTTGTGACTTGTATGacttgttttgtaatttgtccTTTCATGAGTATTGGTGACTAAATTCCCCCCTTGTCTTATTTATCATCTGTTAAAGGCTTTAAACATTAATccagtttggtttgttttttcaaaacaggCTTACACTCAACTCAAAGCAAAGGCTGAAACATATTCAATCAACTCTGGTGATATGGTGATCCCGCCTATAGGGGGCACTGTATAATCAGAGACTTCAGTAGAAAGTGGCTTCTGTCCATCGAGTGATTATTAACTGTCTTAGATGGGGCAACGTTAGTCATACCAATTTTATAAGTCAGCAAATGACTGCAGCTTTAGCGATGCACAATCATCATGAATTTGTTTGCCCTATCTCCCAACACCacaacacacagcaacaacCCAGATGGGGAAATGAGACGACAATGGAGACATTCAGTGCAAGAGCCTGCTTGCTACTTCCTCTGCAGTTGTCACACATCTCGTACAGTCCACCTGCTTTCTACCAGCATCCAACGTCACATTGCTCAGAAACAGACACCCCGTCACTTTCCATTCGTTGTGCTATGAAACTGTGTGTCATCGGGGCTTACTAACAGGTTTTGCTAAGACCTAAACGTACCCAGACACAGCTGAGAAGGGTGGAGGCACAAATACCCATTAGGCTTCAGCTATACCGGCGGGAGGAAGGGTGGTGGGAGGGACAGAAGGGCGAAGGAAGGCTAAATTAGGTGAGAGAATAAAAAGGGAAACACTaaaaagactagaaacaggagGATAGGTTATAAAGACATGACATTTAGAAAGAAAGGAACGGAGAAAAGTAGATTGATTAAGTACGCTGGTGTTTACCGGCTCTCTTTGGAAGTAAATGAGGACTCCAGCAGTGACCTGGGCGATGAGGATGAGCAGGAGGCAGGTGAAATACTGTGGGGGATAAGGGGAATGTCAGAATAGCAACATTTGTAATCCaaacttttaaaacactgacaaaactgCATGAAATCAACAATCTCCTATTACAAGttatggaaaattaaaaaaagaaaagatttcttGAAGCTGTAAtcactatttttataataacaatgtatcaaatgacaatgtgaaaacaatgtcacACGGTGAACGGGGCCGTATGCAGCTCCCTTTGGCTCTGCGCAGCTTTACAGCAAGTTTCAGCCCATTGTTTAGCTGCTCAGGCCACAACtgtactgttctggttcactctcactgctctcataatGAAGGTTTGGCTgcggcaggcagctgttttcagcaaaaaaaaagtctctgaaCACtggctgcccagcaccaaacaacagacagacacagttagcaattagctggtgaacatagtggtgcgtttagcagctaaagagccagctATTTCCCCCAGGAGCTGgtagagacaaaaaacagagctaaaagagaagagagtgcataaaacaacaagaaaagaaaaacattcttctgcagacatttttacttttttttttaactttttcattttcaactgtGTTTAcagatacatactgtacatctttaACATAGTCTCTGAAGCCTTCAGCAATAATACTGTAAGCCATTAAAGATCCTTCCACAGCTTTATGTATGTCCTCTCTGCGTGTaaaggtggtgtgtgtgtgcatgtgcgtgtctgtgtgtctgtgtctgtgtgtgtgtgtgtgtgtgtgtgtgtgtgtgtgtgtgtgtgtgtgtgtgtgtgatggggggTCTACTGCCAGCTGGTCACTGTCACTGGGAGAAGTAGGTCACATCAGTTCTTCAGCTAACACCTAGCGGGTTTAACACTGTAGAGGTCATTCACCCATCCCCACTCCTGTTGTACCCCCTACATCTCACTGGCTTTATCCCCGTcatgtctcctcctctttgtaAATCCACACATGCTGCGAACCCTCTGCCCACACATAAGCAGAAATGTGGAAGGGCTTTACGGTCAACAGGAATCCATCAGGTGTTCTTAGTCAAGCTTGACATTTCAAGCAGGTGCATTTAGCTCTTTAATACACAATTGGGAGGTCCTGTAGGTACAATTACACTAATACGCACCTGATGAGAGAGGCAAACATTACTGggattttttaatgtattatttttgggtattttatgtttttattattgactCAATTGTAGAGAGATGAGGTTGAGGTTGAGACTGACGTTTAAAacctatttattttctctgtcatgtAACACAATATTGGGTTTTCTGTGTGGTCATGAATGAACTCTGGTTATGTGatcttacatgtttttttgacTCACATTTAGTTTTTAACTTCCATGGTGAGGGTGTTAACAGTACGTCTACCtcttaaaggggcaatatgtaagAACTGGCCAACTGTCAAATTCATtctccaaacaaatagggggcaggatattaccagaaagttgggggtgtccacccctatcataagaaacaaggaaatacaCTCTCATGTTGGACAGAGGGTAGACTGGACGCTACACTGACTCACtattgcctcttgaggtacGAAGTGGTATTACAGGttggggctagctggttagcatgctaatttcaGTGGctatctctgcaacacaatacacagacgtctttgacataacgtcaaaactgttatttcttcaaatTCTGTTGATAACCTTCGttaatttttcaatgttttcaacTGAAATTCTTACAAATTGCCCCTTTAAAAGAATGAAACCAGGctgtagcatgttagcattagaGCTCAAAGTGAATGTGATTCCTCACCAGACCCAGCAGACAACGGATTTCGTAGATGGCACCTATGCAGCCGAAGAAGCCCATGGCCATTGACAGTGCACCCACTCCGATGAGGATGTATGAAGCCACTTTCACCGTGTCTGATGATTCCTCTGGTTGAAAACCGAtgtaaacagacaaaagaaacacaggaaCAGTTCAACTTACACAGAAGTACTGAAACCTATATGGGTAATGCAAACTGCACATCTGCTACAACAGTTTTATACCAAGAGTTTGTGGTTCAATTCAGCTCTTCCTTTAAACTTAACatctttttgtaaaacaaaaaacaaaaccactcaGCATACAAAATACACCCATATGGtttttcatgataaattaaaaGCAACAGGCTCCTGatctctcctcttgtttttctgctttgaccACAGTGTGTGCTTGCAAACAAATGAGAGTGGTTGGACTTTTGCTAAATGGCTGAAACAATAATCAACaaagttgcagattaattttctgttaattgattaattgtctaATCGTTGCAAAAGTTTAAGTTTTGCTTACGTGTATTCTcccacaaaaaaatgtttaaataggCCATCAGAGAGAGTTGGACAAAGAAAAGCCAATATGTAGCAAGATTAATTGAGTTCCTTCTTTGCTATGTAGAGTGGGAGGGATCcataaggaggaggaggtgctggCACTGAAATGGAAGATCGAAAGGCTGGTGAGGAGATAAACTGGAGCCATTATGTGGCTGTGTTATCTGGGCTGGAGGAGCTCCAGAGAGTCAGAGCTCAGTCTGCAGATGAAACCAGAATCTGAGTGTTGTGAAATGGCTTCAGCTCCTAAAGATTCCTGGGTTCCCAAAGCTTTCAGATAACTCTGTCCCATCAATATAATGAAGAAGACGACAGACTCAACAgctcttccaccactgctctaTGAATATGTTATGATGCTCCTTGGCTTGTCTGCTAAGACTCTAAATAGTTACGAATAGTTATTCCAATTTCCCTTCTCATCGTAGATGCTGATGCTTCACGTAGAAAccatcatatacagtatacgaCCTGGCAGATGcacaatgaaaattaattattccaaagacataaaacaattttgccctaatacaaagaaaaacaaatttcatgaaTGTCATATTTTGTATAGACGTTGCAGTGTAAGACTACTGAAAGACTGTACTTGACATAAATTTGCACAAACGCTTGCACATTGCATTGTACATGTCTGACTGTAAGTGGGTTACCAGAGTTGTGGTGGTTTGAGCATAACTGAAAGCTAAAAGTACTTGGGTCAACACATGCACAGCGTTTATGTAGCTATAGGGTATTATTTGAAGGGAAGCAGAcaagcatactgtatgttctacATCCAGCACCCTGTTGAAGCATGTTATTCGAGTCTctctcttatacacacacacccgcccacatacacacaaccagTGTCTGCAAAAGCAACAAATGAGTGTAAAGGTGGTGTGTGTAATTGTCCACAGATTccttaagaaaataaattaccTGTAGAATTTGGGGGGACGCAtcaaattctttaaaaacaattatcagTGACTGCTAACAGTCAAGAAACTGAGGGAAAACTTTGAACTACACTAACCGTGTTGAGTGTtgccaaaccaaaacaaagcaaaccaaaCTTTTGCAAGAGACTGCTGTGGCATAAAAGATCAATATCTATAGCTGAGACAGAACAGCGAGAACAGTGACATCAACGTTTCAGTGCTGAACTGGCACTGCATTATACATAATTAATTGTTCTTTCTGCTAGATAATatgattttcattaaaattgttAGGCTTAATGGTTGGTGAAAAGATAAGAGCTATTTCAATGCACTTGTGGAACATTAAATCaatgaaacaaatatttacCTAGCTAATGTGGACCATCAACATATTTTCTTCCATGTAGATCATAAGCCAGTATTCTATGATTAGTAAATGTGGGAACTAAAACTGAgacagatgtttgtgtgtggtttccCTGCAACCCAATGAACACCTGTTCCAGTATAAACATACACCCTGGAATTAGAGAGAACGTCATGCAACACTAATGCAACCTCAAAACAATTCTCTGCTGTGACGACTTCTAAAGTTTTCATCTGAGCAGTTTTCTGATATTCTTGGCAGCACTTTTGCATTTCAGCTACAGTTTCTATCCTACACTCTTAAAATGACACTCTTTGGAAACTCCAAAAAGTGTTTCCTCTCAGGCCCACTTCCAGCTGTATTAAAG from the Xiphias gladius isolate SHS-SW01 ecotype Sanya breed wild chromosome 8, ASM1685928v1, whole genome shotgun sequence genome contains:
- the cd82b gene encoding CD82 molecule b codes for the protein MGKGCITVTKYFLFLFNLLFFIFGALIMGFGLWVLFDNQSFIAVLQESSDTVKVASYILIGVGALSMAMGFFGCIGAIYEIRCLLGLYFTCLLLILIAQVTAGVLIYFQREPLKYEMSNIIKGMIINYTGENRTTEHTWDFIQRTMKCCGWTGPGNWSENLLIKNSSKNLYPCSCRNGELPGTAIQEVGLCEHTSTEPPVYETGCIASVEKWLLDNCGVILGMCIGVAVVELLGMILSMCLCKSVVQEDYTKVPKY